TAACACGGACGAATGGATCAAGATAATAATCAGAATACTTCCCTGTTCCTTCAGGTGCCGGTATATTCTTCAATGGCTGTCCCACATACTTTTTGTAATCTTCACTGAGGAAAGGATAGACCTTTCGCAAAGGATCCATATCATCGCATAAATATATAAAATCCGCCTCCAATCCTTTCTTGGATATGGCCTTAAATAGTATATCTCCGGTCAGGATTTCTCTCATGTTTCCGACATGTATTGGACCAGAGGGCGATATACCGGTGGAAACACGCTGTGGACCATTCAGATCCTTCACCAAAGCATCTGCCCAGAACAATCTTATCACTGCCACGAGATAGGAGAGGCGTAAATAATACTTTCATTCGTATAAAGAATGAAAATGTAAATTCAATCCTTATTCGATATATTGTCCACTTTGAATCCGAAAGCTTTCTTCCTTATTTTCCCGTAAAAAATGGAATTCTATTTGGTGCCTATGAGCCACCGATGACCTGCGTCCTTATCAGCGATCTGACAGGTACCCCATTCAGATCATTTACGCTCATCTTGGAAGCCAACAGCACACAGAGCACTGGCTTTCCGCCCTCTTTGGTGACATCCGTTATGGTTCTTCTCATCGTCTCCCCTGTGCTGGCAACGTCGTCAATAATCACGACTCTTTTGCCCTCTACCGATGCAAAGTTAGAACTGAATACACCTTCCTTTCTCGCAGGATGTGGCCTGTAAACAATCAGCTCCTTATCCATCAGATATGAGACCAATGTAGCGTAAGGTATACCATTTATAGCTATGCCCAGTATTGAATCAACTTCAAATGAGTTTTTATTCATTTCCTCACGAATGATATCACTCATTATCTCTGCTATACTGATGATCCTTGAACCAAATACTCCTACACTTCTCCAACCTATCTTGACGTCCTGAACAGCGCCTTCTTTTAGAAATTCCTTACTGAGAAGCCATGTGACTGTATTTACTGAAAGATGAAGTTCAGTTGATATCTCCTTGTCGCTCATACCCTTATTCTTTAATTCAAGAGCTCTCTTATAGAGTTCTTCAATGCTCTTCATATCAATACCCCTTGCCTTTGCAACATCAGATGGCCTACTCCCCAACTTAAGCCTGGGAGCTTCCTGATTCAAAGACGCAATGGCCATACCTTTTCTGAGGTATGTTCATATGCATCTCCACAGGCGTAGATTCGGACCGCACCAGCCCTATATTATGATATCGCACTGCTTGGCTATCGCAGGCGATATC
This genomic interval from Thermoplasma sp. Kam2015 contains the following:
- a CDS encoding orotate phosphoribosyltransferase-like protein — protein: MKSIEELYKRALELKNKGMSDKEISTELHLSVNTVTWLLSKEFLKEGAVQDVKIGWRSVGVFGSRIISIAEIMSDIIREEMNKNSFEVDSILGIAINGIPYATLVSYLMDKELIVYRPHPARKEGVFSSNFASVEGKRVVIIDDVASTGETMRRTITDVTKEGGKPVLCVLLASKMSVNDLNGVPVRSLIRTQVIGGS